One part of the Dyadobacter sp. 676 genome encodes these proteins:
- a CDS encoding TetR family transcriptional regulator C-terminal domain-containing protein: protein MATKTKALPPAGVELTADKITELYMHYCLENHRKPESVYLFSKAHGFVEKDFYKFFTSIDSLEKRVFVSFHNLAVNLINQSGEVDGLGFRDKLLTYYFTLFEILTANRSYVIFALKEEKNKLNGILKLKEFRSSFKEFIHEISDGYLKAKSERIRKAQQDALEEGAWIQLLLTLKFWIDDESVGFEKTDLFIEKSIRATFDLIDTTPLESVIDFGKFLIKEKLR, encoded by the coding sequence ATGGCTACCAAAACGAAGGCATTACCACCTGCGGGCGTGGAGCTCACTGCCGACAAGATTACCGAATTATATATGCATTACTGCCTGGAAAACCATAGGAAACCGGAATCGGTGTACTTGTTTTCGAAAGCGCACGGTTTCGTGGAAAAGGATTTTTACAAGTTCTTTACTTCCATCGATTCGCTTGAAAAGCGCGTTTTTGTGAGCTTTCATAACCTGGCCGTGAACTTGATAAACCAGAGCGGAGAGGTCGACGGACTGGGCTTCCGTGACAAACTGCTGACCTATTACTTCACCCTTTTCGAAATTCTGACGGCCAACCGCAGCTATGTGATTTTTGCATTGAAGGAAGAAAAGAACAAGCTGAACGGCATCCTGAAACTGAAAGAGTTCCGGAGCAGTTTCAAGGAATTCATCCATGAGATCAGCGACGGCTACCTGAAAGCGAAAAGCGAACGCATCCGCAAGGCACAGCAGGACGCTTTGGAAGAAGGCGCATGGATTCAGTTGTTACTTACATTGAAATTCTGGATCGACGATGAATCCGTAGGTTTTGAAAAAACAGACCTGTTCATCGAAAAGTCGATTCGCGCCACGTTCGACCTGATCGATACTACGCCACTGGAAAGCGTGATCGACTTCGGGAAATTTTTGATTAAAGAAAAATTGAGGTAG
- a CDS encoding PLP-dependent aminotransferase family protein translates to MSSPVEIPFKNVILLDRASGTPVYLQIAHQMINAIQRGVLVSGVQLPGTRVLADMLDVHRKTVVAAYGELDAQGWIEMLPNRGTFVTRKNPVVRGSALPASVSDLKQYPQRTGFAFEESMLLDRPVSLSRVDLEFTDGLPDVRLAPMDKLAKAYSGVLRRNNNRKYLTYSHVEGNIWFRERLAAYLNNTRGLHIGAGNIITTRGIQMGIYLASTLLLKKGDNVVVGDLSYYVANMIFQQAGANILSVPVDDQGISVEAIRQLCERTAIRMLYITPHHHYPTTVTLSAERRMELLNLSVQYGFIILEDDHDYDFHYNSSPVLPLASADGAGMVVYVGSFCKALAPGLRSGYVVAPQNLIRELGKMRRIIDRQGDLMMEQALAELLDEGEIQRHIKKARKVYHQRRDLFTGLLETELGSCLSFKAPPGGLAIWTEWRRDINLMRVSKECLRENLHLPQTLLFQTGRLSAMRLGFGNLDEKELREATSILKTALEKTA, encoded by the coding sequence ATGAGTAGTCCGGTTGAAATACCTTTTAAAAATGTAATCCTGCTGGACCGTGCGTCCGGCACGCCTGTTTATTTACAAATCGCACACCAGATGATCAACGCCATTCAGCGTGGCGTACTCGTGTCGGGTGTGCAACTGCCTGGTACACGGGTGCTTGCGGATATGCTCGACGTGCACCGCAAAACCGTCGTCGCCGCGTACGGCGAGCTCGACGCCCAGGGCTGGATTGAAATGCTGCCGAACCGCGGAACGTTCGTGACGAGAAAAAATCCGGTAGTCCGGGGGAGCGCATTGCCGGCAAGTGTGAGCGATCTGAAACAATACCCACAGCGGACCGGCTTTGCATTCGAGGAAAGTATGCTGCTCGACAGGCCCGTTTCGCTTTCACGTGTGGACCTGGAATTCACCGATGGCCTTCCGGATGTGCGCCTCGCGCCTATGGACAAGCTGGCGAAGGCCTATTCCGGTGTTTTGCGAAGAAACAACAACCGGAAATACCTGACCTATTCGCATGTGGAGGGCAATATCTGGTTCCGCGAGCGCCTGGCGGCGTATCTGAACAATACGCGCGGGCTGCATATCGGCGCCGGGAATATCATTACGACCCGGGGCATCCAAATGGGCATTTACCTTGCATCGACGTTGTTGCTAAAAAAAGGTGATAATGTAGTTGTCGGTGACCTGAGCTACTATGTCGCCAATATGATTTTCCAGCAGGCCGGTGCGAATATCCTTTCCGTGCCGGTGGATGACCAGGGTATTTCAGTAGAGGCCATTCGGCAGCTTTGCGAACGTACGGCTATCCGCATGCTGTACATTACGCCGCACCACCATTACCCTACCACCGTAACACTGAGCGCCGAGCGCCGGATGGAGTTGCTGAATCTGTCGGTGCAATACGGGTTTATCATCCTGGAAGACGATCACGATTACGATTTCCACTATAACAGCAGTCCGGTGTTACCGCTGGCGAGTGCCGACGGGGCGGGGATGGTCGTTTATGTGGGATCGTTTTGCAAGGCACTGGCCCCTGGGTTGCGGTCGGGGTATGTGGTTGCGCCGCAGAATCTGATCCGCGAGCTGGGTAAAATGCGCCGTATCATCGATCGTCAGGGCGATTTGATGATGGAGCAGGCGCTGGCGGAACTGCTCGACGAAGGGGAAATCCAGCGGCATATCAAGAAAGCCCGGAAAGTTTACCACCAGCGCAGGGATTTGTTTACCGGATTGCTGGAAACGGAGCTCGGCTCCTGTTTATCGTTCAAAGCGCCACCCGGCGGACTGGCGATCTGGACCGAATGGCGGCGTGACATTAACCTCATGCGTGTAAGCAAGGAATGTCTGCGCGAAAACCTGCATTTGCCGCAAACGTTACTCTTCCAGACCGGCCGCCTCAGCGCCATGCGGCTCGGCTTCGGTAACCTGGACGAAAAGGAGCTGCGGGAAGCAACCTCCATTTTGAAAACAGCCCTGGAAAAGACCGCCTGA
- a CDS encoding NAD(P)H-quinone oxidoreductase: MKAIVIAHPGAPEVLQPQEREIPQPTSSEVLIRIYAAGINRPDVFQRKGNYPPPPGAPQDIPGLEVAGIIEKVGADAARWKPGDRVCALLVGGGYAEYALAQAGHCLPVPEGFDFAQAASLPETVFTVWHNVFQRGRLQAGERFLVHGGSSGIGITAIQLAKAFGAEVITTAGSDEKCAACNALGADISINYKTSDFEGALGKLGVDVILDMVGGDYIPKNLRLLREEGRLVFINTMKGGKVPGPDAADFGLIMRKRLTVTGSTLRNRDHAFKTALASEIYRHVWPVLERRQFKAVIAATFPLADAAKAHALMESSDHIGKIILLNEWS, encoded by the coding sequence ATGAAAGCCATTGTGATAGCCCATCCCGGCGCACCGGAAGTTTTGCAGCCGCAGGAACGCGAAATCCCGCAGCCCACCAGTTCGGAAGTATTGATCAGGATTTACGCCGCGGGTATTAACAGGCCGGATGTTTTTCAGAGAAAAGGCAATTATCCGCCGCCACCCGGTGCGCCGCAGGACATTCCCGGACTCGAAGTAGCCGGGATAATAGAAAAAGTCGGAGCGGATGCGGCCCGGTGGAAGCCGGGGGATCGCGTATGCGCATTGCTCGTGGGCGGGGGGTACGCGGAATATGCACTTGCACAGGCGGGGCATTGCCTGCCGGTACCCGAGGGTTTCGATTTTGCACAGGCGGCTTCGCTGCCCGAAACTGTATTTACCGTTTGGCATAATGTGTTCCAAAGGGGCCGGTTGCAGGCAGGCGAGCGCTTTTTGGTACACGGAGGCAGCAGCGGTATTGGCATTACCGCCATTCAGCTTGCCAAAGCATTCGGTGCGGAAGTCATTACCACGGCTGGGTCGGATGAAAAATGCGCGGCTTGTAATGCATTGGGCGCCGATATTAGCATTAATTATAAAACTTCCGATTTCGAAGGAGCGCTGGGAAAATTAGGCGTAGATGTGATCCTCGACATGGTCGGTGGCGATTACATTCCCAAAAACCTCCGTTTGCTGCGCGAGGAAGGCAGGCTGGTTTTCATCAATACGATGAAAGGAGGAAAGGTCCCTGGGCCGGATGCTGCGGATTTTGGCCTGATTATGCGCAAGCGTTTGACGGTTACAGGAAGCACATTGCGGAACCGTGACCATGCATTTAAAACCGCGCTGGCATCGGAAATATACCGACATGTGTGGCCGGTTTTGGAAAGAAGGCAGTTCAAAGCCGTAATTGCCGCCACTTTTCCCCTTGCCGATGCCGCGAAAGCACATGCATTAATGGAGAGCAGCGATCATATCGGCAAAATTATTCTGCTGAATGAATGGTCGTGA
- a CDS encoding DUF72 domain-containing protein, with product MKFGKVENPDDIDFTLPADAPANKALLNATKTAGKPEVYIGCAKWNKTDLKGFYPKGTKDELAYYATQFNSIELNATFYNNFPVETIETWYTKTPAGFKFFPKLHQGISHWKRLKDAKEQTDIYLDGIAHLQDKLGMLFLQMPDNFGPKNWDVLKAYLEEWPSGFPLALELRHTGWYDGSFNSEDLYSLLERKNITHIVTDSAGRRDLLHMRLTTPTAFIRYNGANVDSDYTRLDDWFERLKLWTEEGIQKIFFFVHQNHEEASPLLSSYLIQKMNKELGMELKVPYDPRVASGQVTLFK from the coding sequence ATGAAATTCGGAAAAGTTGAAAATCCCGATGATATCGATTTCACCTTGCCAGCCGATGCGCCCGCCAACAAAGCGCTGCTGAATGCCACCAAAACAGCCGGAAAGCCGGAAGTCTATATCGGTTGCGCCAAATGGAACAAGACCGACCTGAAAGGATTTTATCCAAAAGGTACAAAGGATGAATTGGCGTATTATGCGACGCAATTCAACAGCATTGAACTGAATGCAACTTTTTACAATAACTTTCCCGTCGAAACGATCGAAACCTGGTACACCAAAACGCCGGCGGGTTTTAAATTTTTCCCCAAACTCCACCAGGGGATCAGTCACTGGAAACGACTGAAAGACGCAAAGGAACAGACGGATATCTACCTCGACGGTATTGCGCATTTGCAAGACAAACTCGGCATGCTTTTCCTGCAAATGCCCGATAATTTCGGCCCTAAAAATTGGGATGTGTTGAAGGCCTACCTCGAAGAGTGGCCTTCCGGCTTCCCTCTGGCGTTGGAGTTGCGCCACACGGGCTGGTACGACGGCTCGTTCAACAGCGAAGATCTTTACAGCCTTCTGGAAAGGAAGAATATCACGCATATCGTAACCGATTCGGCCGGCCGCCGCGACCTGCTGCATATGCGGCTCACCACACCGACGGCGTTCATCCGTTACAACGGCGCCAACGTCGATTCGGATTACACCCGCCTCGATGACTGGTTCGAAAGGCTCAAACTATGGACCGAAGAAGGCATTCAGAAAATATTCTTCTTTGTACACCAGAACCATGAGGAAGCATCGCCATTGCTGTCATCCTACCTTATCCAGAAAATGAACAAGGAATTGGGTATGGAACTGAAAGTGCCCTACGATCCCAGGGTAGCAAGCGGGCAAGTGACTTTGTTCAAATAG
- a CDS encoding 3',5'-cyclic-nucleotide phosphodiesterase, whose protein sequence is MKYTYCLLVFILGCVGHGFAQTGFKVVPLGVKGGTTDGNLSAYMLAPAGSDAYVCLDAGTVSNGIGRAISERAFDVGTETVLKNYIKGYLISHPHLDHISGMIINSVDDTVKRVYAMEHCINTMKAHYFNWQSWPNLASEGNAPALNKYRYQLLKEGVETALTGTEMSVRAFPLSHSKPYSSTAFLVKSGGAYALYFGDTGPDEVEQTGHMKRVWTAVAPLVKSGELKGIFLEVSYPNAQPDRHLYGHLTPKWFMKEFETLAELAGKKHLRNLQVVVTHIKPTGNNEETIRSELKAGNALGLRLIFPEQGVKFDLK, encoded by the coding sequence ATGAAGTATACTTATTGCCTGCTTGTTTTTATTTTGGGGTGCGTCGGGCACGGGTTCGCGCAAACGGGTTTCAAGGTCGTTCCCCTGGGCGTAAAAGGAGGTACAACTGACGGAAACCTTTCAGCATACATGCTCGCGCCGGCTGGCTCAGATGCCTACGTGTGCCTGGATGCGGGAACCGTCAGCAACGGAATCGGAAGGGCTATTTCCGAGCGGGCATTCGATGTTGGCACCGAAACGGTTCTGAAGAACTACATCAAGGGCTACCTTATTTCTCACCCGCATCTGGATCATATTTCCGGAATGATCATCAATTCGGTAGACGATACGGTGAAGCGGGTATATGCCATGGAGCACTGCATCAACACAATGAAAGCACATTATTTCAATTGGCAAAGCTGGCCGAATCTCGCCAGCGAAGGAAATGCCCCCGCATTAAATAAATATCGCTATCAACTATTGAAAGAAGGCGTTGAGACAGCTCTCACAGGTACCGAAATGTCCGTTCGTGCTTTCCCGCTCAGCCATTCTAAACCTTATTCGAGCACCGCTTTTCTGGTGAAATCCGGAGGAGCGTATGCGCTGTATTTCGGAGATACCGGCCCCGACGAAGTGGAGCAGACCGGGCACATGAAGCGTGTCTGGACGGCTGTGGCACCGCTGGTGAAATCGGGCGAATTGAAGGGGATATTTCTGGAAGTTTCCTATCCCAATGCACAGCCCGACCGACATTTGTACGGGCACCTGACGCCGAAATGGTTTATGAAGGAATTTGAAACGCTGGCGGAATTGGCGGGGAAAAAGCATTTGCGGAACCTGCAAGTAGTTGTTACGCACATTAAACCGACAGGCAATAACGAAGAAACGATTCGGAGTGAGCTGAAAGCCGGAAATGCCCTCGGCTTGCGTCTCATCTTCCCTGAGCAAGGCGTAAAATTCGATCTGAAATAG
- a CDS encoding D-arabinono-1,4-lactone oxidase, translating into MNKRTFIKLSSALMTAPLLSPLAGWANGDKLRNWAGNLEYSTDKLALGKDLKQVQAIVKQYPKLKVLGTRHCFNDIADTADQFISVVGAEDFMDLDTKNKTVTVNGGLKYGQLAPYLHGKGFALHNLASLPHISVAGACATATHGSGDKNGNLATAVSGMEIVAADGEVVKLNREKDGEKFNAAAVHLGALGVVTKVTLDVQPTFFMGQVVYENLPLSQLREHFDEIESRGYSVSLFTNWATDDITEVWIKFKTNSGKPLKAMPDKELFGAKLATKNMHPIPELSAENCTEQMGVPGPWYERMPHFKMGFTPSSGKELQSEYFVPRKNAVEAILAISKMGSRISQHLFTSEIRTIAADNLWLSPCYRQDSVAIHFTWKQDWPAVSKLLPVIEKELAPFDPRPHWGKLFTVSPGLLEKRYEKLPEFRELAAQMDPKGKFRNAFLNLNVFKK; encoded by the coding sequence ATGAACAAACGTACTTTCATTAAACTTTCATCCGCATTGATGACGGCTCCTTTACTTTCCCCGCTCGCAGGCTGGGCCAATGGCGACAAGCTTCGCAACTGGGCAGGCAACCTCGAATACAGCACCGACAAGCTGGCTCTCGGTAAAGATTTGAAGCAGGTGCAGGCAATCGTGAAACAATATCCAAAGCTGAAAGTGCTTGGTACCAGACATTGCTTCAACGACATTGCGGATACGGCAGATCAGTTCATTTCCGTCGTGGGAGCGGAGGACTTCATGGATTTGGACACAAAAAACAAAACCGTGACTGTGAATGGCGGCTTGAAATACGGTCAGCTGGCGCCTTACCTGCACGGAAAAGGATTTGCACTGCATAACCTGGCTTCGCTGCCGCACATCTCCGTTGCGGGAGCGTGCGCTACGGCCACGCATGGCTCGGGCGATAAGAACGGGAACCTGGCGACGGCCGTTTCGGGGATGGAAATTGTAGCGGCGGATGGGGAAGTGGTGAAATTGAACAGGGAAAAAGACGGGGAGAAATTCAATGCGGCAGCGGTGCATCTGGGTGCATTGGGTGTGGTAACGAAGGTGACGCTCGATGTGCAGCCAACGTTTTTCATGGGCCAGGTTGTCTATGAAAACCTCCCGTTAAGCCAGTTGAGGGAGCATTTCGATGAAATTGAATCGAGAGGTTATAGTGTAAGCCTTTTTACCAACTGGGCTACCGACGATATCACCGAAGTGTGGATCAAGTTCAAAACGAATAGCGGTAAACCTTTGAAAGCAATGCCGGATAAGGAATTATTCGGTGCCAAGCTCGCCACTAAAAACATGCATCCGATTCCCGAGCTTTCGGCTGAAAATTGCACGGAGCAAATGGGTGTTCCGGGGCCGTGGTACGAGCGGATGCCGCATTTCAAAATGGGTTTCACCCCCAGCAGCGGGAAGGAATTGCAATCGGAGTATTTTGTGCCGAGGAAAAATGCGGTGGAAGCTATTCTAGCCATTTCAAAAATGGGTAGCCGGATCAGCCAGCATTTATTCACATCCGAAATCAGGACAATCGCGGCGGATAATTTGTGGCTGAGCCCGTGTTACAGGCAGGATTCGGTGGCGATCCATTTCACCTGGAAGCAGGACTGGCCGGCGGTGAGCAAGTTGTTGCCGGTGATCGAAAAAGAACTGGCCCCATTCGATCCGCGGCCGCATTGGGGCAAGTTGTTCACCGTTTCGCCGGGCTTGTTGGAAAAGCGGTATGAAAAACTGCCCGAGTTCAGGGAGCTGGCTGCGCAAATGGACCCGAAAGGAAAATTCCGCAATGCATTTTTGAATTTGAATGTGTTTAAAAAATAA
- a CDS encoding TonB-dependent receptor, protein MKVHYLGTALLSLIAGGALGQEISLDPVTVTSSLVEKRASQTGRNIAVIKGEYFQQLPVHSIDDLLRYVPGVEIQARGPQGSQSDIVLRGGTFQQVLVILDGLRLNDPNTGHFNSYIPISPAEIDRIEVLKGASSALYGSDAVGGVIHVISRTFAARLAGNAEDNPKKTQVNGGISTGEYGLFNANIGAFVQRNRLAVSGGFLSNNASGVRQRGIKGYFHNNTASLSLSYAISPNWNLAVRSAYDHRDFAAQNFYTVLKSDTASEKVKMSWNQVRLSYQKNKTAFSIDGGFKSVQDTYLFNPHSIANSSKSRLWQGLAILQQGITQGTNLIAGVNFQQRNIESNDRGNHTLNQLAPFVSVVQNIGGHFTVTPSVRMDWRENIGTEVSPQINLSYKKSGWQLRASAGKTIRDADFTERFNNYAKTLVTGGSVGNPDLKAERSFSYEAGADWFLTGNANSQLKVSGTFFQRRQKDLIDYVTTPYAQMPRKENLSPTGTFGLALNIAEVNTTGFELDIQSASAISDNQKLLLNAGLTWLDSDNKSNIQSFYLSSHARFLTNFSAIYQIGAFSVSLNGLYKKRAEREASAIEASISKNYFILNARAEYSFLKRQLGVFIQADNTFDREYSDILGSVMPGRWVMGGVRFNFTK, encoded by the coding sequence ATGAAAGTACATTACTTAGGCACAGCGCTTTTATCATTGATCGCCGGCGGGGCGCTCGGCCAGGAAATATCCCTGGACCCGGTCACGGTTACCTCTTCGCTCGTCGAGAAACGCGCATCCCAAACCGGTCGCAACATCGCCGTCATCAAAGGCGAATATTTTCAGCAGCTGCCGGTGCACAGCATCGACGACCTGCTACGCTATGTTCCCGGCGTCGAAATCCAGGCGCGCGGGCCGCAGGGTTCGCAAAGCGATATCGTTCTGCGCGGCGGCACGTTCCAGCAAGTGCTGGTAATCCTCGACGGCCTCCGGCTCAACGACCCCAATACGGGACATTTTAACAGCTACATTCCTATTTCACCCGCTGAAATCGATCGGATCGAGGTTTTGAAAGGCGCTTCTTCCGCATTATACGGCTCCGACGCCGTGGGCGGGGTTATCCACGTAATTTCCAGGACATTCGCCGCGCGGCTCGCCGGCAATGCGGAGGACAACCCGAAAAAAACACAAGTGAACGGTGGCATCAGCACCGGCGAATATGGCCTGTTCAATGCCAATATCGGTGCATTTGTCCAGCGCAACAGACTCGCCGTTTCAGGTGGATTTCTTTCCAACAATGCGTCGGGCGTCCGGCAACGCGGCATCAAAGGCTATTTCCATAACAATACCGCTTCGCTGTCGCTCAGTTATGCGATTTCCCCAAACTGGAACCTGGCCGTCCGCAGCGCTTACGACCATCGTGATTTCGCCGCGCAGAACTTCTACACCGTTTTGAAATCCGATACGGCGAGCGAAAAGGTAAAAATGTCATGGAACCAGGTAAGGCTGAGCTATCAGAAAAACAAAACCGCGTTTTCGATCGACGGCGGGTTCAAATCTGTACAGGACACCTATTTGTTTAACCCGCATTCTATCGCGAACAGCAGCAAGTCGCGATTGTGGCAAGGGCTTGCCATATTACAGCAAGGCATTACACAGGGCACCAACCTGATCGCGGGCGTCAATTTCCAGCAGCGGAATATCGAGTCGAACGACCGCGGTAACCATACATTGAACCAGCTCGCGCCGTTCGTCTCGGTGGTGCAGAATATTGGCGGGCATTTCACTGTAACGCCCTCGGTCCGTATGGATTGGCGCGAGAACATAGGCACTGAAGTTTCGCCGCAAATCAATTTGTCATACAAAAAATCAGGCTGGCAGTTGCGGGCAAGCGCCGGCAAGACCATTCGCGACGCCGATTTTACCGAACGCTTTAACAACTACGCCAAAACGCTCGTCACCGGCGGCAGCGTGGGTAACCCCGACCTGAAAGCCGAGCGTTCGTTCAGCTACGAAGCCGGCGCCGACTGGTTCCTCACCGGCAATGCGAATTCCCAACTTAAAGTATCGGGCACATTCTTCCAGCGCCGTCAGAAAGACCTGATCGATTACGTGACCACGCCGTATGCGCAAATGCCGCGCAAAGAGAACCTCTCACCGACGGGCACATTCGGCCTCGCGCTTAATATCGCGGAGGTGAATACGACCGGCTTCGAACTGGATATCCAATCCGCCAGCGCGATCTCCGACAACCAGAAATTACTCCTCAATGCAGGCCTTACCTGGCTCGACAGCGACAACAAAAGCAATATCCAGTCGTTTTACCTGTCATCGCATGCCCGGTTTCTGACTAATTTCTCCGCTATTTACCAGATAGGCGCCTTTTCCGTTAGCTTGAACGGATTGTATAAAAAGCGGGCGGAGCGCGAAGCATCGGCCATCGAGGCATCCATTTCAAAAAACTACTTTATCCTGAACGCCCGCGCCGAATACAGCTTCCTGAAACGGCAACTCGGCGTGTTTATTCAGGCGGATAACACATTCGACAGGGAATACAGCGATATATTGGGCTCGGTAATGCCCGGCCGTTGGGTGATGGGCGGCGTGCGCTTCAATTTTACCAAATAA
- a CDS encoding AarF/ABC1/UbiB kinase family protein, with protein METIDSIPTSKIRRATRLISTGVKIGGNYLKYYGEKITNPETARDNLNSNNAEDIYDSLKSLKGSALKLAQMLSMEKNFLPQAYVEKFSLSQFSVPPLSAPLVVKTFRKYFGKSPLELFDTFNPNAINAASIGQVHKATFQGKELAVKIQYPGVAESISSDLALVKPIAMKMFNIQAKDSDKYFKEVETKLTEETNYILEIAQSTEIAAACEHIPNLRFPRYYPQFSCERVITMDWMDGKHLSEFCKAGPDQNVANRIGQALWDFYMFQVHQLRKVHADPHPGNFLIDEDDNLIAIDFGCIKEIPEDFYVPYFELAEPENLNNPAIFHAKLTELEILTDKDSKAETVYFSNLFREILALLTQPFQAETFDFSDEVFFQKLAALGEKYANDKELRKMNMNRGSKHFIYINRTFFGLFSLLHDLKAVVETKQFVS; from the coding sequence ATGGAGACAATTGACAGTATCCCTACTTCCAAAATACGGCGTGCCACCCGGCTTATTTCGACGGGGGTCAAGATTGGTGGAAATTACCTGAAATACTATGGAGAGAAGATCACCAACCCGGAAACGGCGCGGGACAATCTCAATAGTAACAATGCGGAGGATATTTACGATAGCCTCAAAAGCTTGAAAGGTAGTGCCTTGAAACTCGCGCAAATGCTGAGTATGGAGAAAAACTTCCTGCCGCAGGCTTATGTGGAGAAGTTTTCGCTTTCGCAGTTTTCGGTACCGCCGCTTTCGGCGCCGCTCGTCGTGAAGACGTTCCGGAAATACTTCGGGAAATCGCCGCTCGAACTTTTCGATACATTCAATCCGAACGCGATCAATGCGGCGAGCATCGGGCAGGTACATAAGGCGACATTTCAGGGGAAGGAGCTGGCGGTGAAGATCCAGTATCCCGGCGTGGCTGAGAGCATTTCGTCGGATCTGGCGCTGGTAAAGCCCATTGCCATGAAAATGTTCAATATTCAGGCCAAGGATTCGGATAAATATTTCAAGGAAGTCGAGACGAAACTGACCGAGGAAACGAACTACATTCTTGAAATAGCCCAGAGCACCGAAATCGCGGCAGCTTGCGAGCATATTCCGAACCTCCGTTTTCCCAGATACTACCCGCAGTTCTCCTGCGAGCGTGTGATCACGATGGACTGGATGGACGGCAAGCACCTTTCCGAATTCTGCAAAGCCGGTCCCGATCAAAATGTGGCCAACAGGATCGGTCAGGCGTTGTGGGATTTTTATATGTTCCAGGTGCACCAGCTTCGCAAAGTCCACGCCGATCCGCATCCCGGCAATTTCCTGATCGACGAAGATGACAACCTGATCGCCATCGATTTTGGTTGTATCAAGGAAATACCGGAGGATTTTTATGTTCCTTATTTCGAACTCGCAGAACCGGAAAATCTGAACAATCCCGCGATTTTCCACGCCAAACTAACCGAACTCGAAATCCTTACCGACAAGGACTCAAAGGCAGAAACCGTTTATTTCTCGAACCTTTTCCGGGAGATACTCGCATTGCTTACGCAGCCGTTCCAGGCCGAAACTTTCGATTTTTCCGACGAAGTGTTTTTTCAGAAACTGGCCGCACTGGGCGAGAAATATGCCAACGACAAAGAGTTGCGCAAAATGAACATGAACCGCGGCTCCAAGCATTTTATCTATATCAACCGCACATTCTTCGGGCTTTTCAGCCTGCTGCATGACTTGAAAGCGGTTGTGGAGACCAAGCAATTTGTAAGCTGA
- a CDS encoding GNAT family N-acetyltransferase codes for MFQLIRTTSDNPDFQNLTTELDDELCRIYNTNKEDYEEYNRITGLPTVVLAYEDGIAIACGCFKPYDPQSIELKRMFVKPGFRGRGIASIMVSELEQWARGLGYRAAILETGKSQPEAIALYRKLGYSDIPHFGEFPEESRSVCLGKDLI; via the coding sequence ATGTTTCAACTCATTCGCACCACCAGCGACAATCCCGATTTTCAAAACCTCACCACCGAGCTCGACGACGAGCTTTGCCGCATTTATAACACCAACAAGGAAGATTACGAAGAATACAACCGCATCACCGGCCTGCCGACGGTCGTCCTGGCCTATGAAGACGGTATCGCCATCGCCTGCGGGTGTTTCAAGCCATACGACCCGCAAAGCATCGAACTGAAACGAATGTTCGTAAAACCCGGATTCCGGGGCAGGGGCATAGCTTCCATCATGGTTTCGGAGCTCGAACAATGGGCCCGCGGGCTCGGCTATCGGGCCGCGATTCTTGAAACCGGCAAAAGTCAGCCGGAGGCCATCGCATTGTACCGGAAGCTTGGTTATTCGGACATCCCGCATTTCGGTGAATTCCCTGAAGAGTCGCGGAGCGTTTGCTTGGGGAAAGATTTAATTTAA
- a CDS encoding YccF domain-containing protein, which yields MNLIGNIIWLIFGGFVVFIEYMAAGLALCLTIVGIPFGIQCFKIGIMTLFPFGQHVREVPGDSGCLSTVFNIIWIFLGGIWIALTHLVFGILLAITIIGLPFAKQHFKLMSLSFAPFGKEIYS from the coding sequence ATGAACCTCATTGGGAACATTATCTGGCTTATTTTCGGCGGATTTGTCGTTTTTATCGAATACATGGCCGCGGGGCTCGCACTTTGTCTGACGATCGTCGGCATTCCCTTCGGTATCCAATGCTTTAAAATAGGTATCATGACGCTTTTTCCGTTCGGGCAGCATGTGCGGGAGGTGCCCGGCGATTCGGGCTGTTTGTCGACCGTTTTCAACATTATCTGGATTTTTCTGGGCGGCATCTGGATCGCGCTGACGCATTTGGTTTTTGGCATTTTGCTTGCCATCACCATTATCGGCCTGCCGTTTGCGAAACAGCATTTTAAATTGATGAGCCTTTCGTTTGCACCTTTCGGTAAGGAGATCTATTCATGA